One Megalobrama amblycephala isolate DHTTF-2021 unplaced genomic scaffold, ASM1881202v1 scaffold343, whole genome shotgun sequence DNA window includes the following coding sequences:
- the LOC125261182 gene encoding uncharacterized protein LOC125261182, whose amino-acid sequence MFKEKYFVFFWLCFCHLVGVFADELKSVSVMEGDSVTLQINVTELQTDDEIAWTFGTNRSLIAEIKGMPSKISIYNGPDGIFRNRLKLDKKTGSLTITDIRTEHAGDYEADISLRSSSPKYIFNVTVYAATTTKPPSTSRSPLRSPEVTSHTSASSGSILAVQISSAAAGFLLIVASVGIFYTCRKQRKTDQQGKCYLLLKHL is encoded by the exons atgtttaaagaaaaatattttgtttttttctggctgTGCTTTTGCCATCTGGTTG GAGTGTTTGCTGATGAACTgaagtcagtgtcagtgatggagggagattcagtcactctacaGATTAATGTTACTGAACTACAGACAGATGATGAGATAGCGTGGACATTCGGAACTAACAGGAGtctaatagctgaaatcaaggGAATGCCCAGTAAGATCTCTATATATAATGGTCCTGATGGGATATTCAGaaacagactgaagctggacaagaagactggatctctgaccatcacagacatcagaactgaacatgctggagattATGAAGCTGATATCAGTCTCAGGAGCTCATCGCCTAAATACATATTCAATGttactgtctatg CTGCTACAACAACAAAACCGCCCTCTACTTCACGTTCTCCTTTACGTTCTCCTGAAGTTACTTCACATACTTCAGCTTCTTCAGGCTCAATCCTGGCCGTACAGAtttcttctgctgctgctggatTTCTGTTGATTGTGGCTTCGGTTGGGATCTTCTACACCTGCaggaaacaaagaaaaacagaccaACAAGGCAAGTGTTACCTACTGCTGAAAcatctttaa